A single Rhodoligotrophos defluvii DNA region contains:
- a CDS encoding N-acetylmuramoyl-L-alanine amidase, with amino-acid sequence MKPGNHARVSRNLRVWMFFCLLATCIPTLFQQGPAPAFAQDGASSRIEAIGARVAGDQRKTRFVLDLSRPAAYTVTVVPDPFRVVIDMRGVIFSLPAGIGKLGRGLVREYRYGRFDGDKARIVIDTSAPVLIDRTFLVEPADGGPARMVIDLIETDVATYAKIKERLDREQANATAHIEPRRGIGADSPGADTTGSEGAGAAPSRSIGKPPLPKPRPQKKSLLAALTPLDLDSDAAVAPDAARPVVKDNARVEPTAVFSPAATGSAEPVPPALPAKPKGKPVVVIDPGHGGVDPGAISRSGTREKDVVLGFARALRDALQATGRYDVKMTRADDTFISLGGRVAIAQKHGADLFISIHADSLKRGVARGSTVYTLSDKASDQEAAEIAASENKADLVGGIPPEAESEGLADILVDLVQRETRNHSMFFANTLVSQLQDATRLNSKPHRYAGFRVLRAPDVPSVLLELGYLSSPEDEKLLTSAAWRKRVARSIVSAVDGFFGTHVSQRR; translated from the coding sequence GTGAAACCGGGCAACCACGCACGGGTGTCGCGAAATCTGCGCGTCTGGATGTTCTTTTGCCTGCTAGCCACCTGTATTCCTACTCTTTTCCAGCAAGGTCCCGCGCCGGCCTTTGCCCAAGACGGCGCCAGCAGCAGGATTGAGGCGATCGGCGCCAGAGTCGCCGGCGACCAGCGCAAGACCCGCTTCGTGCTCGATCTCAGCCGGCCAGCCGCCTACACCGTCACCGTCGTGCCGGACCCGTTCCGGGTGGTCATCGACATGCGCGGGGTAATCTTCAGCCTCCCGGCCGGTATCGGCAAGCTGGGCCGCGGTCTCGTTCGCGAATATCGCTACGGCCGTTTCGACGGCGACAAGGCGCGCATCGTGATCGATACCAGCGCGCCGGTGCTGATCGACCGCACCTTCCTGGTCGAGCCTGCCGACGGCGGGCCGGCACGCATGGTCATCGACCTCATCGAAACAGATGTGGCCACCTACGCAAAAATCAAGGAACGGCTGGATCGCGAGCAAGCGAACGCGACGGCGCACATAGAACCGCGACGAGGGATCGGCGCCGATAGCCCGGGGGCCGATACAACGGGTTCTGAAGGAGCCGGCGCCGCTCCATCCCGCAGCATCGGCAAGCCACCGCTGCCCAAGCCCCGTCCGCAAAAAAAGTCGCTGCTGGCCGCATTGACTCCCTTGGATTTGGACAGCGACGCTGCCGTCGCGCCCGACGCGGCGAGGCCGGTGGTCAAGGACAATGCACGGGTGGAGCCGACCGCCGTGTTTTCCCCGGCAGCGACCGGCAGCGCGGAGCCCGTGCCGCCGGCGCTGCCTGCAAAGCCGAAGGGGAAGCCGGTGGTGGTCATCGATCCGGGGCACGGGGGCGTCGATCCCGGCGCCATCAGCCGGTCGGGCACCCGCGAGAAGGACGTGGTGCTCGGATTCGCGCGGGCTCTGCGCGACGCCCTGCAGGCGACCGGGCGCTACGACGTGAAGATGACCCGCGCGGACGACACGTTCATCAGCCTCGGCGGCCGCGTGGCCATCGCCCAGAAGCACGGCGCCGATCTGTTCATCTCGATCCACGCGGATTCGCTGAAGCGCGGCGTTGCACGCGGCTCCACGGTCTACACCCTGTCCGACAAGGCCTCGGACCAGGAGGCGGCCGAGATCGCCGCCTCCGAAAACAAGGCCGATCTGGTCGGCGGCATTCCTCCCGAAGCCGAGAGCGAGGGGCTCGCCGATATTCTCGTGGACCTCGTGCAGCGGGAAACCCGCAACCATTCGATGTTCTTCGCCAACACCCTGGTCAGCCAGCTGCAGGATGCGACCAGGCTGAACAGCAAGCCTCATCGGTATGCGGGCTTCCGGGTGCTGCGCGCGCCCGACGTGCCCTCGGTGCTCTTGGAACTCGGCTATCTCTCGAGCCCCGAGGACGAGAAGCTCCTGACGTCCGCCGCCTGGCGCAAGCGGGTCGCCCGCTCCATTGTCTCGGCGGTGGACGGTTTCTTCGGCACCCACGTTTCGCAGCGCCGCTAG
- a CDS encoding M48 family metalloprotease — MALLHRIIRGIAVRCLAGLTAVSVAAGGIPVPQAKAASLPLIRDNEIEQLLRDYATPLFRAAGLKPEAVQVYIINSDTINAFVAGGQRIFIHTGLLTRAETPNEVIGVLAHETGHIAGGHLSRMQKQLDKASTAAIIGMLVGAATMIGAGLAGQGELARSGQGIMLGGQSLAERNLLSYARAQESAADQAALKYLTATRQSARGMIDLFERLSNESLASSVPVDPYVLSHPMPLDRVRNLEINARKSPYFDAGDSPALKARHAMVQAKLMGFLTSPQRVYQRYPTSDTSAPARYARSIAAFRTGDLRGALAELEPLQRAQPNNPYFWELRGQALLESGKVREAVPALQKAVELMPNQGLVRIMLAQAMLNTNDDRLIEPAIQQLQRAKRYETDSSELHAQLAIAYARRNNIPMADLETAEAALISGDVELAKQKAKRSLAAFKRGTPEWIRANDILNVKVGKD, encoded by the coding sequence ATGGCTCTACTGCATCGGATCATAAGAGGTATCGCCGTTCGCTGCCTCGCCGGCCTGACGGCCGTTTCGGTGGCGGCCGGCGGAATTCCCGTGCCCCAGGCCAAGGCGGCCAGCCTGCCCTTGATCCGCGACAACGAGATCGAACAGCTGCTGCGCGACTATGCGACCCCCCTGTTCCGGGCGGCCGGCCTGAAGCCTGAAGCGGTGCAGGTCTACATCATCAACTCGGATACCATTAACGCCTTTGTCGCCGGCGGGCAGCGGATCTTCATTCACACCGGCCTGCTCACCAGGGCGGAAACGCCCAACGAGGTGATCGGCGTGTTGGCCCACGAGACCGGGCACATTGCCGGCGGGCACCTGTCGCGCATGCAAAAGCAGCTGGACAAGGCCAGCACCGCGGCGATCATCGGCATGCTGGTCGGTGCGGCGACCATGATCGGGGCAGGTCTGGCCGGCCAGGGCGAACTGGCCCGCAGCGGCCAGGGAATCATGCTGGGCGGCCAGTCGCTCGCCGAGCGCAACCTGCTTTCCTATGCCCGTGCGCAGGAATCGGCGGCAGACCAGGCGGCGTTGAAGTATCTCACGGCCACCAGGCAGTCGGCGCGCGGCATGATCGACCTGTTCGAGAGGCTGTCGAACGAATCCCTCGCCTCGTCGGTGCCTGTCGACCCTTACGTGCTGAGCCACCCGATGCCGCTGGACCGGGTGCGCAATCTCGAGATCAACGCCCGCAAGAGCCCCTATTTCGATGCGGGAGACAGCCCCGCGCTCAAGGCGCGCCATGCGATGGTGCAGGCCAAGCTGATGGGGTTCCTGACCTCGCCCCAGCGGGTCTATCAGCGCTATCCCACCAGCGACACCAGCGCGCCCGCCCGCTATGCGCGCTCCATTGCCGCCTTCCGCACGGGGGATCTCAGAGGCGCCCTCGCCGAACTCGAGCCCTTGCAGAGAGCGCAGCCGAACAATCCTTATTTCTGGGAACTGCGCGGCCAGGCACTGCTCGAATCGGGCAAGGTCAGGGAGGCGGTGCCCGCCCTGCAGAAGGCGGTGGAACTCATGCCCAATCAGGGCCTGGTCCGCATCATGCTGGCCCAAGCCATGCTCAACACCAATGATGATCGACTGATCGAGCCGGCGATCCAGCAGCTGCAGCGGGCGAAGCGCTACGAGACGGATTCCTCCGAACTGCACGCCCAGCTCGCCATCGCCTACGCGCGACGCAACAATATCCCCATGGCGGATCTGGAGACGGCTGAGGCCGCTTTGATCAGCGGCGACGTCGAGCTTGCCAAGCAGAAGGCCAAGCGCTCGCTTGCCGCGTTCAAGCGCGGCACGCCCGAATGGATCCGCGCGAACGATATCCTGAATGTGAAGGTTGGTAAGGACTAA
- a CDS encoding phospholipase D-like domain-containing protein, with amino-acid sequence MQRSSGEAVGEHARPVEGPTRGRASLDRIIKPGQNCWCVAQADRATVLVDGAAYFGQLEAALRAARHAITILGWDFDGRIRLRADQDPETSPPLGWLLRKLVEESPTLEVRILVWSMAVLHAPGEPTSLVFGAAWQEHPRIHVKLDTHHPVYAAHHQKIVCIDDQLAFVGGMDLTVQRWDDCTHSAGSPFRLTPDGRTYRPVHDIQMLVDGDAARKLCTLARERWQAATGEALAPCPSADGVDLWPTNLAVDFRHVPVAIARTMPVMGDQPSIEEAERLTLDALRAARRSIYIEAQYLTARSVGRMLCEQLERPDGPEIVAVITYESSGVIERFIMANNRDRLLRTLAKADRHGRFYACYPVVPSDGGEQLLHVHSKLIIVDDRFLRVGSSNLNNRSAGLDSECDLGIEAATPDVAASIRRIRDQLLAEHLGKTEEEVTAAIKREGLIAAVKRFSGDNRGLRPFPAMSDQGPKGELFGTALLDPKRPYRLLRFFKPRIGRRRRRR; translated from the coding sequence ATGCAGCGTTCAAGCGGCGAAGCGGTTGGCGAGCACGCGAGGCCGGTCGAGGGGCCCACGCGGGGGCGCGCCTCCCTCGACAGGATCATCAAGCCCGGCCAGAACTGCTGGTGTGTGGCCCAGGCTGATCGTGCAACGGTCCTCGTCGACGGCGCGGCCTATTTCGGGCAGCTCGAGGCAGCATTGCGCGCCGCCCGACATGCGATCACGATCCTTGGCTGGGACTTCGACGGGCGCATTCGCCTACGCGCCGACCAAGATCCTGAAACATCGCCGCCGCTCGGCTGGCTGCTGCGCAAGCTGGTGGAAGAAAGCCCCACGCTCGAGGTTCGCATCCTGGTGTGGAGCATGGCGGTGCTGCACGCGCCGGGAGAGCCGACCTCGCTGGTTTTCGGCGCGGCCTGGCAGGAACATCCCCGTATCCACGTCAAACTCGATACGCATCATCCCGTCTATGCAGCCCATCATCAGAAGATCGTCTGCATCGATGATCAGTTGGCCTTTGTAGGCGGGATGGACTTGACGGTTCAGCGGTGGGACGACTGCACCCACAGCGCCGGCAGCCCCTTCCGGTTGACGCCGGACGGCAGGACCTATCGCCCGGTGCACGACATTCAGATGCTGGTCGATGGAGACGCCGCCCGAAAGCTGTGCACGCTCGCGCGGGAACGTTGGCAGGCGGCCACCGGCGAGGCGCTCGCACCCTGCCCTTCCGCAGACGGCGTGGACTTATGGCCGACCAATCTCGCTGTGGATTTCCGCCATGTGCCCGTCGCGATCGCCCGCACCATGCCAGTTATGGGCGATCAGCCGAGCATCGAGGAGGCCGAGCGGCTCACGCTCGATGCCCTGCGCGCGGCGCGGCGCTCCATCTACATCGAGGCGCAATACCTCACTGCGCGCTCGGTGGGGCGCATGCTCTGCGAGCAGCTCGAACGGCCCGACGGCCCCGAGATCGTCGCGGTGATCACTTACGAGTCGAGCGGGGTGATCGAGCGTTTCATCATGGCCAACAACCGGGACCGGCTGCTGCGCACCCTGGCCAAGGCCGATCGCCACGGCCGGTTTTACGCCTGCTATCCCGTCGTGCCGAGTGACGGCGGCGAGCAGCTGCTGCACGTCCATTCCAAGCTGATCATCGTCGACGACCGCTTCCTGCGCGTCGGCTCGTCCAATCTGAACAACCGTTCCGCCGGACTGGACAGCGAATGCGACTTGGGGATTGAGGCGGCCACGCCGGATGTTGCCGCAAGCATCCGGCGCATTCGCGACCAGCTGCTCGCCGAGCATCTCGGCAAGACCGAGGAAGAAGTGACCGCCGCGATCAAGCGGGAAGGCTTGATTGCTGCCGTGAAACGGTTCTCGGGCGATAACCGGGGCTTGAGGCCCTTCCCCGCCATGTCGGACCAGGGACCGAAAGGCGAACTGTTCGGCACGGCGCTGCTGGACCCCAAGCGGCCATACCGCCTCCTCCGCTTCTTCAAGCCGCGGATCGGCCGGCGCCGCCGTCGCCGCTGA
- a CDS encoding hybrid sensor histidine kinase/response regulator: MKRTDRFEASLAEGDRYRLLVDAITDYAIFMLDANGMVTSWNTGAERFKGYQTAEILGQHFSRFYTEEDRTKGLPELGLRTAEVEGRFEGEGWRVRKDGTRFWAHVLIDSIREPTGRLVGYAKIIRDLTGRRRAEELLRKSQEQFRLLVQGVTDYAIFMLDPAGRVSSWNMGAQRIKGYLPEEIIGEHFSRFYTEEDRARGEPEKALATAAREGRFEKEAQRVRKDGTRFWAHVVIDPIRDDGGQLIGFAKVTRDITERKEAQRALEEAREALFQSQKMEAIGQLTGGIAHDFNNLLMAVIVSLEFLRKRMPQDPALLRLLDNALQGAHRGASLTQRMLTFARRQALNYTAVDVPSLVRGMTDLIQRSIGPLVMIETRFPLDLPRVQTDENQLETALLNLVVNARDAMPEGGQVIIAAREEIVGSHNSARLKPGRYVCLAVQDTGMGMDEETLARAMDPFFTTKGVGKGTGLGLSMVQGLAEQSGGRLVLVSEKNVGTTAELWLPVAETYEQGLAARLAVPGEAESRKPSALVILAVDDDGLVLMSTSAMLEDLGHEVIEAASGAEALETLRSNKRVDLVITDQVMPQMTGTQLAAAIRAEWPDLPVIIATGYAELPEDVAAVLPKLSKPFRQDDLSRIIAEVMPA; encoded by the coding sequence ATGAAACGCACCGATCGTTTCGAAGCGTCACTTGCCGAGGGGGACCGCTATCGGCTGCTCGTGGACGCAATCACCGATTACGCCATCTTCATGCTTGACGCGAACGGCATGGTGACCAGCTGGAACACGGGCGCGGAGCGGTTCAAGGGCTATCAGACCGCCGAAATCCTCGGGCAACACTTCTCCCGCTTCTACACGGAGGAGGATCGCACGAAGGGATTGCCTGAGCTTGGCCTCAGGACCGCCGAAGTTGAGGGCAGGTTCGAAGGTGAGGGCTGGCGCGTCCGCAAGGACGGAACACGGTTTTGGGCGCATGTCCTGATCGATTCGATCCGCGAACCCACGGGGAGGCTCGTGGGCTATGCGAAGATCATCCGTGATCTGACCGGCCGCAGGCGCGCAGAGGAACTGCTTCGGAAAAGCCAGGAGCAGTTCCGTTTGCTGGTCCAGGGGGTCACGGACTATGCGATTTTCATGCTCGATCCGGCAGGCCGGGTGAGCAGCTGGAACATGGGTGCCCAGCGCATCAAGGGCTATCTCCCGGAGGAGATCATCGGCGAGCACTTCTCGCGCTTCTATACCGAAGAGGACCGTGCCCGCGGCGAGCCGGAAAAGGCGCTCGCAACCGCGGCCAGGGAGGGGCGGTTCGAGAAGGAGGCGCAGCGCGTGCGCAAGGATGGCACGCGATTCTGGGCGCACGTGGTTATCGACCCCATCCGCGATGACGGCGGCCAGCTCATCGGCTTCGCCAAAGTGACCCGCGATATCACCGAGCGCAAGGAGGCACAGCGTGCCCTCGAGGAGGCGCGCGAAGCCCTGTTCCAGTCCCAAAAAATGGAAGCCATCGGCCAGCTGACCGGCGGCATAGCTCATGACTTCAATAACCTGCTCATGGCCGTGATCGTCAGCCTCGAGTTCCTGCGCAAGCGCATGCCGCAAGACCCTGCCCTCCTGCGCCTGCTGGACAACGCGCTCCAGGGGGCGCATCGCGGCGCCTCCCTGACCCAACGCATGCTCACCTTCGCCCGCCGGCAAGCGCTCAATTACACAGCGGTGGATGTGCCGAGTCTCGTTCGCGGCATGACGGATCTCATCCAGCGCTCTATCGGTCCGTTGGTGATGATCGAGACACGCTTTCCCCTCGATCTGCCCCGCGTTCAGACCGATGAAAATCAGCTCGAAACAGCGCTGCTCAATCTGGTGGTGAATGCCCGCGACGCGATGCCGGAAGGAGGACAGGTCATCATTGCCGCTCGCGAGGAGATCGTCGGCAGCCATAATTCCGCGCGGCTCAAGCCCGGGCGTTATGTGTGCCTTGCGGTACAAGACACCGGGATGGGCATGGACGAGGAGACATTGGCCCGGGCGATGGACCCGTTCTTCACCACAAAAGGGGTAGGGAAGGGCACCGGCCTCGGCCTGTCGATGGTTCAGGGGCTCGCCGAGCAGTCGGGCGGGCGGCTGGTGCTCGTGAGCGAGAAGAACGTAGGCACCACGGCCGAGCTCTGGCTGCCCGTCGCGGAGACCTATGAGCAAGGGCTGGCGGCGCGCTTGGCCGTGCCCGGCGAGGCAGAATCGCGCAAGCCGAGTGCACTGGTGATCCTGGCGGTTGACGATGACGGTTTGGTGTTGATGAGCACCAGCGCCATGCTCGAGGATCTCGGCCACGAAGTCATCGAGGCAGCCTCCGGGGCGGAAGCCCTGGAGACGCTCCGCAGCAATAAGCGCGTGGACCTGGTGATCACCGACCAGGTGATGCCACAGATGACGGGGACGCAGCTGGCCGCCGCCATCAGGGCCGAATGGCCCGACCTCCCGGTGATCATCGCCACAGGCTATGCCGAACTGCCGGAGGACGTCGCCGCCGTTCTGCCGAAACTCTCGAAGCCATTTCGACAGGACGACCTCAGCCGCATCATAGCAGAGGTCATGCCGGCCTGA
- a CDS encoding DsbA family protein — protein sequence MHFARRLLTAVSLACLLAVPAMDSRLSAAEFNDAQRGEIIETIRQYLLENPEFLREVIQALDQKEQQQQLAQAADAIKENAKAIFRDEKDFVAGNPEGDVTVVEFFDYNCGYCKRSQPDLMALLKQDKNVRFVLKEFPILGPGSLVAAKAAIAAKNQDKYWEFHNALMAHNGSLDEAAVFATAKKVGLDLEKLKADMQGEAVTAQIEDGYRLARELGIQGTPAFVIGDKFLPGAVGLDALTKTVAEVRGSGSCKALC from the coding sequence ATGCATTTTGCCCGACGTCTGCTCACGGCCGTGAGCCTCGCCTGCCTGCTCGCCGTGCCGGCCATGGACAGCCGATTGTCCGCGGCGGAATTCAACGATGCCCAGCGCGGCGAGATCATCGAGACCATCCGGCAGTACTTGCTGGAAAATCCCGAATTCCTGCGTGAGGTGATCCAGGCGCTCGACCAGAAGGAGCAGCAGCAGCAGCTCGCGCAGGCGGCTGATGCCATCAAGGAGAATGCGAAGGCCATTTTCCGCGATGAGAAGGACTTCGTGGCGGGCAACCCCGAGGGCGATGTCACCGTGGTCGAGTTCTTCGACTACAACTGCGGGTACTGCAAGCGCTCCCAGCCGGATCTCATGGCGCTTCTGAAGCAGGACAAGAATGTCCGTTTCGTGCTGAAGGAGTTCCCGATCCTCGGGCCTGGTTCGCTGGTCGCCGCAAAGGCGGCGATTGCCGCCAAGAACCAGGATAAGTATTGGGAATTCCACAACGCGCTGATGGCCCATAACGGCTCGTTGGACGAGGCGGCCGTATTTGCCACGGCCAAGAAGGTCGGCCTCGATCTGGAAAAGCTGAAGGCGGATATGCAGGGCGAGGCGGTTACCGCGCAAATCGAGGACGGCTACAGGCTCGCTCGCGAGCTTGGTATTCAGGGCACGCCGGCCTTCGTCATCGGCGACAAGTTCCTGCCCGGCGCGGTCGGGCTCGACGCGTTGACCAAGACGGTGGCTGAGGTGAGAGGCAGCGGCTCGTGCAAGGCGCTCTGCTGA
- a CDS encoding Rne/Rng family ribonuclease — translation MGSTMLIDAAHPEETRVVVLRGNKIEEFDYESSSRKQIRGNIYLAKVTRVEPSLQAAFVDYGGNRHGFLAFSEIHPDYYQIPVADRQALLKEESRNQRASDDDFEKASEDGPTGSNGTEHANGDAASASAMNGNGADVKAGRAAADGEESGRTNGGTVEEIDEDPEAQAVDSVGSDDALEEASGFKRNVKRVYKIQEVIKRRQILLVQVVKEERGNKGAALTTYLSLAGRYCVLMPNTGRGGGISRKITDANDRRRLKEVAREMDVPEGMGVIVRTAGANRTKAEIKRDYDYLLRQWESIRDLTLKSTAPTLIYEEGSLIKRAIRDLYTKDVEQILVEGAAAHREAREFMKMLMPSHARNVKLYQEPRPLFSRYQVESQLDGLFSPTVTLSSGGYIVINQTEALVSIDVNSGKSTREHNIEDTALKTNLEAADEIARQLRLRDLAGLIVIDFIDMEEKRNNRAVERRMKEALKNDRARIQVGRISHFGLLEMSRQRLRVGMLEGSTVSCPTCLGRGVVRSIESCALSVLRGVEEHLMRRAEDVTVRCDPQVAFYLLNQKRHNVLTIEQAYRASIYLEPSTDLRNENFKVERAEGRPTRPLPAAVQVDTAFAEVAPEEAVADEELADAVAEQVEAAEAAHGGPGEHRRERNGHDAEEGGRRRRRRRGRRGGRRHGHEAEHGATATGGWVDPGAGPQPEVGDVFIPEFEAGAEPQVAREKFDRKRRSEDRHRGRHGREQPVYENDDGISVALSDAVAGGPLEAPEASDVIELEIGTAEAELAPAAPAPTGEALAEAAPEAAPAPAKRPRRSRARKAAQPGEEAATTAEPAAQEAAVDSAKAEPRRRPRAKAKAKPAAQAAEQPAVKGPEITETAVPTEAAGEAPTEAPQEPPASVARPSNGEAVGPHPAESTAPTDDLTPVPAEPEHAEEARQPEVAQVSAAPEPQPERPARRGWWQRARLFRH, via the coding sequence ATGGGAAGCACTATGCTGATCGACGCGGCGCACCCGGAGGAGACCCGGGTGGTCGTGCTGCGTGGGAACAAGATTGAGGAATTCGACTACGAGTCGTCGTCGCGAAAACAAATCCGCGGCAATATCTATCTCGCCAAGGTGACGCGCGTAGAACCGTCGCTGCAGGCGGCCTTCGTCGACTACGGCGGCAACCGCCACGGCTTTCTTGCCTTCAGCGAAATCCACCCCGACTATTATCAGATTCCGGTGGCCGACCGTCAGGCACTGCTCAAGGAGGAATCCCGCAACCAGCGCGCGTCCGACGACGATTTCGAGAAGGCGAGCGAGGACGGGCCCACCGGCAGCAACGGCACGGAGCACGCCAATGGTGATGCCGCATCGGCATCGGCCATGAATGGCAACGGCGCGGACGTCAAGGCCGGCCGCGCAGCGGCCGACGGCGAAGAGAGCGGCCGAACGAACGGCGGGACGGTCGAGGAGATCGATGAAGATCCCGAAGCTCAGGCGGTCGATTCCGTCGGATCAGACGATGCTCTGGAAGAGGCTTCCGGCTTCAAGCGCAATGTGAAGCGCGTCTACAAGATTCAGGAGGTGATCAAGCGTCGGCAGATCCTGCTGGTGCAGGTGGTGAAGGAAGAGCGCGGCAATAAGGGCGCGGCACTGACCACCTATCTGTCCCTTGCCGGACGCTACTGCGTGCTGATGCCGAACACTGGGCGCGGCGGCGGAATTTCGCGCAAGATCACGGACGCCAACGACCGGCGGCGCCTGAAGGAAGTGGCGCGGGAAATGGATGTGCCGGAGGGCATGGGCGTCATCGTCCGCACCGCCGGTGCCAACCGCACCAAGGCGGAGATCAAGCGAGATTACGATTATCTGCTGCGGCAGTGGGAGAGCATTCGCGACCTGACGCTGAAATCCACGGCGCCGACGCTGATCTACGAGGAAGGCAGCCTGATCAAGCGGGCGATTCGCGACCTCTACACCAAGGATGTGGAGCAGATCCTGGTCGAAGGCGCGGCGGCCCACCGCGAGGCGCGCGAGTTCATGAAAATGCTCATGCCGAGCCATGCGCGCAATGTGAAGCTCTATCAGGAGCCGCGGCCGCTGTTCAGCCGGTATCAGGTCGAAAGCCAATTGGATGGCCTGTTCTCACCCACCGTCACCTTGAGCTCCGGCGGCTACATCGTCATCAATCAGACCGAGGCGCTGGTCTCGATCGACGTGAACTCGGGCAAGTCCACGCGCGAGCACAATATCGAAGATACGGCGCTCAAGACCAATCTCGAAGCGGCCGACGAAATCGCCCGGCAGTTGCGCCTGCGCGATCTTGCCGGCCTGATCGTCATCGACTTCATCGACATGGAGGAGAAGCGCAACAATCGTGCGGTGGAGCGCCGCATGAAGGAGGCGCTGAAGAACGACCGCGCCCGCATTCAGGTCGGCCGCATCAGCCATTTCGGGCTTCTGGAAATGTCGCGGCAGCGGCTGCGGGTCGGGATGCTTGAGGGCTCGACCGTGTCCTGCCCCACGTGCCTTGGCCGCGGGGTGGTCCGCTCGATAGAATCCTGTGCCCTGTCGGTGTTGCGGGGCGTTGAAGAGCACCTGATGCGCCGGGCCGAGGACGTGACGGTCCGCTGCGATCCTCAGGTCGCCTTCTATCTGCTCAACCAGAAGCGGCACAACGTGCTCACGATCGAGCAGGCCTATAGAGCTTCGATCTATCTGGAGCCCAGCACGGACCTGCGCAACGAGAACTTCAAGGTCGAGCGCGCAGAGGGTCGGCCGACCCGGCCGTTGCCCGCCGCCGTGCAGGTCGACACCGCCTTTGCCGAGGTGGCGCCGGAAGAGGCGGTTGCAGACGAAGAGCTGGCCGATGCGGTGGCCGAGCAGGTGGAGGCCGCCGAAGCGGCCCACGGCGGCCCGGGCGAGCACCGGCGCGAGCGCAACGGCCATGACGCCGAAGAAGGCGGCCGCCGCCGTCGGCGCAGGCGGGGCCGGCGCGGCGGCCGGCGCCATGGTCATGAGGCTGAGCATGGCGCAACCGCCACTGGCGGCTGGGTCGATCCTGGCGCAGGACCGCAGCCGGAGGTCGGCGACGTTTTCATCCCCGAGTTCGAGGCAGGGGCCGAACCGCAGGTCGCGCGCGAAAAATTCGACCGGAAGCGCCGTTCGGAGGACCGCCATCGCGGCAGACATGGACGGGAGCAGCCCGTCTACGAGAATGATGACGGCATCTCCGTCGCCTTGAGCGATGCGGTTGCCGGCGGTCCGCTCGAGGCGCCCGAAGCCTCCGACGTGATCGAATTGGAAATCGGCACCGCCGAGGCCGAGCTGGCTCCAGCGGCGCCGGCCCCCACGGGCGAGGCTCTAGCGGAAGCCGCGCCGGAGGCGGCACCAGCACCGGCCAAGCGACCACGGCGTAGCCGTGCACGCAAGGCCGCCCAGCCTGGCGAGGAGGCCGCGACCACGGCCGAGCCGGCAGCCCAGGAGGCGGCGGTCGACAGCGCGAAAGCGGAACCGAGGCGGCGGCCCCGCGCCAAGGCCAAAGCCAAGCCGGCGGCGCAAGCCGCCGAGCAGCCAGCCGTGAAGGGCCCGGAGATCACCGAGACGGCAGTCCCGACAGAGGCGGCCGGCGAGGCGCCGACAGAGGCTCCACAGGAACCACCAGCATCTGTGGCGCGGCCATCGAATGGCGAAGCGGTTGGGCCGCATCCGGCCGAATCCACGGCGCCGACCGACGACCTGACGCCCGTGCCGGCCGAACCGGAACACGCCGAGGAGGCGCGCCAGCCTGAAGTGGCTCAGGTGAGTGCGGCGCCGGAGCCCCAGCCGGAGCGCCCCGCGCGCCGCGGGTGGTGGCAGCGGGCGCGACTGTTCAGGCATTGA